A window of the Gossypium arboreum isolate Shixiya-1 chromosome 2, ASM2569848v2, whole genome shotgun sequence genome harbors these coding sequences:
- the LOC108463298 gene encoding uncharacterized protein LOC108463298 — protein MRRGRGKAKKQNVVSSLEDPGSGEDEKIPAYKRRGRPQKQMKDDIDEDEAEKVEEDGEDIKVSVLTKEMKNQAVTENGRKRKRSMQAKENIDSIKKGNGITTKSSTDDATKSVGYRQNGSRRKNKPRRAAEAVVECK, from the coding sequence ATGAGAAGAGGAAGAGGAAAAGCAAAGAAGCAGAATGTTGTTTCATCTCTGGAAGATCCGGGTAGTGGTGAAGATGAAAAAATACCGGCATATAAGAGAAGAGGAAGGCCACAAAAGCAGATGAAGGATGATATCGATGAAGATGAAGCGGAGAAGGTTGAAGAAGATGGTGAAGATATAAAAGTTTCAGTTCTTACCAAAGAGATGAAAAACCAGGCTGTCACGGAGAACGGACGGAAGAGGAAAAGATCAATGCAAGCAAAAGAAAACATAGATTCAATCAAGAAAGGAAATGGCATTACGACAAAGTCAAGCACCGATGATGCAACTAAATCGGTTGGGTACCGACAAAACGGTAGCAGACGCAAAAACAAGCCTCGACGGGCTGCTGAGGCTGTTGTCGAGTGCAAGTAA